In Lasioglossum baleicum chromosome 19, iyLasBale1, whole genome shotgun sequence, the following proteins share a genomic window:
- the LOC143218534 gene encoding LOW QUALITY PROTEIN: uncharacterized protein LOC143218534 (The sequence of the model RefSeq protein was modified relative to this genomic sequence to represent the inferred CDS: inserted 1 base in 1 codon): MGDNFEAHIQIQQIIERALPNLKELGKNNWTKSTLRTRIVHLQDQWRRFENGHSRLFAIIKSEERAKLPYFKDDQFAATEEVYLDALAFMNNQLDALTTATVNQPKSAGDGQACPSVPDTQLPRIKVPQFDGRYEIWEAFRDKFTALIIKNSTLHDVTRFHHLVSVLQGPALECISTLSITEDNFKIAWDTLTARFNNPRRIITAHLSQLITLPALSRESATDLQHLRDRVCVTVESLKKLGRKPEDLWDDFLVHIVSQKLDSSTRKAWKLKLGDDVTPPSFKTFSKFLDSRARGLEEFALDSDITTSQSPKASSHPAASSSRVHAATASRPSNPSRPSCPVCQASQSFSACPTFTAQSPNGRRELVQKFSRCFNCLSXSHSIRNCPSKYSCRICQKRHHSLLHLETSSASSSPPESSTATSMPTEVNSHFASTLAASTSGILLATAWVQLRVPSGRCITVRDLIDQGSEASFITEAMVHLLRAKRTRVSTTISAVGGVHVGTLRHAVRLQIAPRNSTSPSVSTIALVLKSLSTYMPKRIHDSRTLDHLSDLNWADADPSNSAAIHVLLGADVYSEMILDGLRKGSSGQPIAQNTIFGWVISGPFSSLSPDGQRLCAGSSIAMHHCVQDDTLSSELRRFWETEEVPSQSLLTKEDEQCEQHFQKHTSRASDGRYIVRLPFRTGPPIDIGHSRGAADKVLQSIHRKLLLQPSLAVEYKEFLREYESLGHMRPAPVSSSPVQCVYIPHHPVLRADSVTTHLRVVFNASSVTSNDSTLNDHLFSGRKLQLDLSAIILRWRTFRFVYTADIAKMYRQILVDERDVDYQRILWKSSLSEDAQAFQLLTVTYGMTCAPFLALRVLQQLLKDEGKRFPLAVPVLQSHIYVDDVLYGGNDLSAIRQSRDQLVHLLQCGQMKLRKWHGGSGRFQMSHRSNSTVSQTLRRLPTPPSFSSAVPPSTDT, translated from the exons ATGGGAGACAACTTCGAAGCCCACATTCAAATTCAGCAAATCATAGAACGTGCTCTCCCCAACTTGAAAGAGCTAGGGAAGAACAACTGGACCAAATCCACCTTGCGGACGAGGATTGTCCACCTTCAGGATCAGTGGCGGAGGTTCGAGAACGGTCATTCGCGACTATTCGCCATTATCAAATCGGAGGAACGAGCCAAGCTTCCTTACTTCAAGGACGACCAATTTGCAGCTACGGAGGAGGTGTACTTGGACGCGCTAGCCTTCATGAACAATCAACTCGACGCGCTGACCACCGCCACCGTAAATCAGCCTAAGTCCGCGGGCGACGGACAAGCGTGTCCGTCAGTCCCAGATACGCAGCTTCCCCGGATCAAAGTACCGCAGTTCGACGGCCGGTACGAGATTTGGGAAGCGTTCCGCGATAAATTCACCGCGTTAATCATTAAAAATTCTACGCTTCACGATGTAACGCGTTTCCATCACTTAGTGTCCGTTCTGCAGGGTCCCGCGCTTGAGTGTATTTCGACTTTGTCAATCACGGAAGATAATTTTAAAATCGCTTGGGATACGCTTACGGCGCGGTTTAATAATCCGAGGCGCATAATAACCGCGCATCTTTCGCAGTTAATCACGCTTCCCGCGCTTTCTCGCGAATCGGCCACGGACCTCCAGCATCTCCGCGATCGTGTCTGCGTCACCGTCGAATCCCTAAAGAAGCTCGGGCGCAAACCAGAGGATCTTTGGGATGACTTCCTGGTCCATATTGTGTCACAAAAGTTGGACTCTTCGACGCGGAAGGCGTGGAAACTCAAACTTGGCGACGACGTAACGCCGCCGTCGTTCAAGACGTTTTCGAAATTTCTTGATTCACGTGCTCGCGGTTTGGAGGAATTTGCGCTCGATTCCGACATCACGACCTCTCAGAGTCCTAAAGCTTCAAGTCATCCCGCCGCCAGTTCATCGCGAGTGCATGCTGCGACCGCTTCACGGCCCTCTAACCCTTCGCGCCCGTCGTGCCCCGTCTGTCAAGCTTCTCAAAGTTTCAGCGCTTGCCCGACATTCACGGCTCAAAGCCCCAACGGTCGGCGCGAACTTGTTCAAAAGTTTTCGCGTTGCTTTAATTGTTTAA CAAGTCATTCTATCCGAAACTGTCCCAGCAAATACTCTTGTCGAATCTGTCAAAAACGTCATCACTCGTTGCTGCATTTAGAAACGTCTTCCGCATCATCGTCACCTCCGGAATCATCTACAGCCACCTCGATGCCGACCGAGGTCAACTCTCATTTCGCTTCCACCCTCGCGGCCTCGACCTCAGGTATTCTCTTGGCCACCGCATGGGTGCAACTCCGAGTTCCGTCAGGTCGCTGCATCACAGTCCGAGACTTGATTGATCAAGGCTCTGAAGCTAGTTTCATAACCGAGGCCATGGTGCACCTCTTACGTGCGAAACGCACTCGCGTTTCGACTACCATATCTGCCGTCGGCGGGGTCCATGTTGGTACGTTGCGCCACGCCGTGCGCCTCCAGATCGCTCCTCGCAATTCCACGAGCCCTTCGGTTTCGACCATCGCGCTCGTTCTAAAATCTCTCTCGACATACATGCCGAAGCGCATTCATGACAGTCGAACTCTCGATCATTTATCCGATCTCAATTGGGCCGATGCTGATCCGTCAAATTCGGCCGCGATTCATGTCCTCCTCGGCGCAGACGTCTATTCTGAAATGATTTTAGACGGTCTACGGAAAGGCTCAAGCGGGCAACCTATTGCCCAAAACACAATTTTTGGTTGGGTCATCTCTGGCCCTTTCTCTTCTCTGTCGCCTGACGGCCAACGACTTTGTGCCGGCTCAAGCATTGCGATGCATCACTGTGTCCAAGACGACACACTATCGAGCGAGCTGCGCCGTTTCTGGGAGACTGAGGAAGTCCCCTCGCAGTCCCTCCTTACCAAGGAGGACGAACAGTGTGAGCAGCATTTTCAAAAGCACACATCGCGAGCTTCCGATGGGCGGTACATAGTCCGTCTCCCGTTCCGTACGGGCCCTCCAATTGATATTGGCCATTCTCGTGGTGCTGCAGACAAAGTCCTGCAGTCCATCCATCGGAAACTTCTGCTCCAACCATCCCTGGCAGTGGAATATAAAGAGTTTCTAAGAGAATATGAGTCTCTCGGACACATGCGTCCTGCGCCCGTTTCGTCCTCGCCTGTTCAGTGTGTTTACATTCCGCACCATCCAGTGCTGCGCGCTGACAGCGTAACCACACATCTCCGTGTTGTTTTTAACGCATCCAGCGTCACTTCAAACGATTCCACTCTAAATGACCACCTTTTTTCCGGTCGCAAATTACAGCTTGATCTCTCTGCCATCATACTTCGATGGCGAACATTCCGATTCGTTTATACAGCGGACATTGCCAAAATGTACCGCCAGATTCTTGTTGACGAACGCGACGTTGACTATCAGCGTATTCTCTGGAAATCATCCCTCTCCGAGGATGCACAGGCATTCCAATTACTGACCGTGACGTATGGCATGACGTGTGCTCCATTTTTAGCTCTCCGCGTTCTGCAACAACTCCTTAAGGATGAAGGAAAACGGTTCCCGCTCGCAGTTCCCGTGCTTCAGTCTCATATTTATGTCGACGATGTCCTTTACGGCGGCAACGATCTATCGGCTATTCGTCAGTCCCGTGATCAATTAGTCCATCTTCTCCAATGCGGTCAAATGAAATTGCGAAAATGG CATGGTGGATCGGGTCGGTTCCAGATGTCTCACAGATCGAACTCCACGGTTTCGCAGACGCTTCGACGGTTGCCTACGCCGCCGTCGTTTTCGTCCGCTGTACCACCGTCGACGGACACTTAA